From Camelina sativa cultivar DH55 chromosome 5, Cs, whole genome shotgun sequence:
AAAAGTGTAAGGAAACACTTGTTGAGAttctttcataaataaattaaaattagtatattttggaaaattattcttttatagTAGAAACCTATGTAGAACATTTATACAATATGTTCAATATGTATAGAACTAAATGTTAGtactaattttattattttcagtagtaccaattttaccatttttaccAGTTGTATCTTAGTTGTGCCATTTCTACTCTCTTATATGCACttattttgaaagaagaaaacattaatagacttcaaattaagtttcaaattaaGTTTAAAGAGGGAGTTATGCCATAAAAAAGTAGAGAGTagtcaaaccaaacacaattgataCATGAAGAGGTGAATCAAACATGAACATTATCTCCAAATAACAACCATTGGAGTCTTTGTCTCCGACGCCTTTTATTATGCGTCCTAGGTCGAGTTTTTGGTCGTTTTTCCCCAGCAGAtgcatacctttttgtttttttttcctcttttttttttccaatccgGAGAAATGATCTGCATATCTTGGACTTCATTTAGGNTAAACTTGCACATAGTTGTACTTTAGAGGTTTCTCAGTTTAATTAGTTATACTAAACCTTAGcattactttttttagttttacagttgattaaacttaattaacatACAATTACAAGCTTTTTGCAACTTCATAAGTTAAAACTTGTAATTCTATAACTTTTTCATCCTTACttggttattatttacaaagtgacATTAAAAGTGTAAGGAAACACTTGTTGAGAttctttcataaataaattaaaattaatatattttggatagtTATTCATTTATAGTAGAAACCTATGTAGAACATTTATACAATATGTATTGTCAACACTGGTTTTAGGTAGtaccaattttattattttcagtaGTACCAATTTTACCAGTTTTACCAGTTTTATCTTAGTTGTGCCAGCTCTACTCTCTTATATACACAtcttttgaaagaagaaaacattaatagacttcaaattaagtttcaaattaagttttatGCCATAAAAAAGTAGAGAGTagtcaaaccaaacacaatttaTACATGAATCAAACATGAACATTACAAGAATCTCCAAATAACAACCATTGGAGTCCTTGTCTCCGGCGCCTTTTATTCTACGTCCTAGGTCGTTTTTCCCCAGCAGATgcatatctttttgttttctttcttccccttTTGGTTTTCCGATTCGGAGGAATGATCTGCATATCTTGGACTTCTTCTAGGACATCCCATCGAGACTTATCAGGTACTAAATAAATTGTCCTGCAATATGCAATTGCCCACAGCTCCGTCCAATAATACTTAGAACACAACTCATGTAACTCGATATCCTTACCTCCATATTTTTGGAATGTAATGAAAGACGCCAATGCATGCACACAAGGATActtttgtatatcaaaaaacctgcaactgcaactTCTCAATCACAACTTCACCAAATAAGGCTTTCCGTCACTGTCAATGACATCGTATTCAAGTTTGAAACCATTTAGCTCTATCACCTTTAGTTTAGCTCTGTCACCTTTAGTTTCTCAGCAGTTGCCCATAAATCATGTAAGTAGTTCTCCACTGAAGGCACCAATTTATTTGCGACTGATCCAGACTCAACATCTTTTTGATGTTCATTAAACCATTCAGagaatttttttaagtattgcatCAGGCATGGGTATCAAGAAGTACCTCCTTGCATCTTTAAATACGATGTTCATCGATTCAACACAGTTGCTTGTGTCTaggttgtatctatctcctggaaAAACACATCTTTCCCATCTTTCTTTCTGGGTAGATTCTTCAAGATACTTGGCAGTAGAAGGATATCTTGTCGTAAAAGAAACGTAAGCAATGTTGAACTCAGCCACTATGTAAAACCTACTACACTCCATGAATCTCCATGCAACAACGTCTTTGTTGACGTTACGAGCATAACCTTTCACATTTTGGGATAAATGccatatacaaaaaccatgatgagcCAGAGGATACACATTAGCTATGACTTTTATGAGACTTGTATTTATGTCAGTCATAAATACTATTTCAGAAGAATCCCCAACAACGGTtttcaacatctccaaaaaccaattccaacttgcatcattctcaccatcaagaacaccaaacgCCAAGGGATAATGGTGATGGTTAGGATCTTGAGCCGacgcaaaaacaagaacaccctTATATCCGTTCTTTAGAAAAGTTGCATCCATAGTTATAACTTTCCTCATGACTTTAAATCCTTCAATGCTAGCTCCCAAAGCTATGAACAAgtacatgaatttattattctcattgcAATGCACATATGATCTTGTACCATGATTAACCTTCTCTAACATGTGCAGATAACATCGCAGCATCTTGTAGCTTTCTTTTGGGCTACCTTTCAAATCAGTAACAGCTTGATTTTTCCCTCTCAACACCAANCATCTTTCCCATCTTTCTTTCTGGGTAGATTCTTCAAGATACTTGGCAGTAGAAGGATATCTTGTCGTAAAAGAAACGTAAGCAATGTTGAACTCAGCCACTATGTAAAACCTACTACACTCCATGAATCTCCATGCAACAACGTCTTTGTTGACGTTACGAGCATAACCTTTCACATTTTGGGATAAATGccatatacaaaaaccatgatgagcCAGAGGATACACATTAGCTATGGCTTTTATGAGACTTGTATTTATGTCAGTCATAAATACTATTTCAGAAGAATCCCCAACAACGGTtttcaacatctccaaaaaccaattccaacttgcatcattctcaccatcaagaacaccaaacgccaagggataatggtgacggttaggatcttgagccgacgcaaaaacaagaacaccctTATATCCGTTCTTTAGAAAAGTTGCATCCATAGTTATAACTTTCCTCATGACTTTAAATCCTTCAATGCTAGCTCCCAAAGCTATGAACAAgtacatgaatttattattctcattgcAATGCACATATGATCTTGTACCATGATTAACCTTCTCTAACATGTGCAGATAACATCGCAGCATCTTGTAGCTTTCTTCTGGGCTACCTTTCAAATCAGTAACAGCTTGATTTTTCCCTCTCAACGCCGTGGAATATGATATATCAACACCTAATTTTGTCTTGACAAGATCCATGATAATTTTCGGAGGTGGAGTTTCCATTTGCCCTGGATAATCACCATGTAAAAGAGAAGCAACTAATTGTGGAGTGCCTTGTCTCTTACTGTTGCTTGAACTTTGACTAGCCCGAGAGCATGTATGCATCTTGTTGTGCCTTCTAAttgagaaaatatatgtatctcAAATCCTACCAGCTCGTAAACCCCAGTTACATccttctttaggacatttgaaCACATAACGCACCTTGTCCGACTTTactatttcaaaactaaaacagttagcgaatgaagctctatccaccacttcttgcaatgccttcttgtttggaaattcTTGAAGTTTAGTTAGACCCAAACCATCATTCCATGGTTCAATATACTTACACGGTTCTACAACAGGACGTGGCTCAGTAtattcatcaccttcatcacGTGATACAACTTCACCCTCTTTATTAGAATCACCCTctacagccttttctttgcctaTGTAGACAACAATGGTGTTAGGTCCGATTTCACCATCCTTCGcatgttggttttcaaagttcatacCAACATAACTTTGGTCCGCTATGGGCACTATGGGCACTGTGGACACTATGGGCACTATGGAAACTTGCTCAGGCTGAGGCTCGGAAGGGATgacattcacaaacaacatacatcttcGCTTCTCATAATAAACGGAGTCTAGATAAACAttaacatcctcatcatcattaagctCACAATGCTCCAATGTTTCTACCAGTAGTGGCTTATAGCTCAGCTACAACTGAATGTTACTTTCAACAAACCCAAGCTTCTTGTATATCCttgcttttaacatcaacaatgttatattcctcttgaacattatactatatatgcgaccttcaaaattaaaatgtagGCTGACGTTCTTGCATATTGTATCCTGCCAaaccaaccaatataaaaaaatctaaattagtactactactacttttaCTAGAGTTGTACTACATGAATCAGtattactagttttactaaataTACCATTATTACCAGTTTCaccaccttctctctctcctcctatCAAAATCGAATCGAATGGTAAACGAGTTATAATCTCCTTAATTCACTGAAATCGAAAGCCAAATCCCTTTCTTATCTAATAGATAGCTCAATCGACCCATAAACCTTTGTAAAACATCCAATGTGCTAAGCTTTCTTCGATCTAAATCCAATTgaatttctaaatttacaattcaaaaaaaaattcaaccaaaagctACTCTAATGTGAAGTAATGCACCTGCATTTTGAAAAACAACTTGATTCAACTCGAGTTGGTGAAGAACGACAGCAGTAGGAGCTCCGACGACGGATGAATCGCCGGCGGCTGGGTTAAGAGGTGAGTAACGAGGTCGGATTTCTCGGGTCGAAACAGCagctggtttttttttatttaaaaaaattaatctaaattaatgaaactagaagagtAAAATCGTCTTACCacctcttattaaaaaaaatgggatatgaagaatggagaaagagataggagatttatcaaaaaaatttagggaCTTCTGAGATTATCCCTCTTTTGCTTAACCCTAATATtcattttactctgtttttcgattttggattttgtaaaaaagattcagttagaagaagaaagacggaAACCAATATATTATATCTTTGTTCTTGATAATCTGAAACACCGATGTGTCCGAGTGGTTAAGGAGCCTGTTTAACGTACAATGCCTCTCAGGTTCGAAGGACTGATTTTGGCTGTTTTCCGAAGACCTTGCGActgttaaaaaccaaaaacaaacatttttttttttatcgtattGTTGTGAAAAAGTTTTCTTCCTCTGGTTTTGGGCGATTGATTCATCCTCTACGAAGGACTCTTCTCTTTTGAAGTTCTTTTAAGGTGAATCTGAGATTTCCTTGTTTTATAAACATTGATTTCTCGGTTGGATTGTATTTGGTGGAGCGATTGAATAAAATGCTGATTTGGTGTTGAGTTACTTGTTTCTTTATCACGATGAAAGTTGTGACCTCTAACTGTAGCTAAGCACcatatatagagaaagaagCTCGATTAAAAGGAAGCGAGAAGCAAGAGAGAGATGCTCgccaaagaagagaagagaggtgaTTTATCGAAGGAGAAGCCATTGGATTAAAAGTTGGCGACTTGTACAGTTAATGGACCTCAGTCATTTAGGCCTAATATGAATTTAAGCTGGACTAGTTTCAGTTTAAGCCCACTCCATGTCTACCTGCGACAAGAAGATAAACGACACATAAGGATTTAACTTAAACactaaaacatcacaaacttaTAAAGCTTAAATAATTTCATCTATGGTCTTGCAAAAGCTTAAATAGCAAATCCAAAACCTAAGAGAGAGGTTCGAGTTTTCTAGAGgtagagagtagagaagaaagaaCGGGAGGGAGAGCACCTAAGAGAGAAGTTCTAAGTCTTAATCTTCTTCCTTGTTCTATTTCTGTCAATTGTATCAGTCTCTAGACGCTTTAGCGTTGTGTAAATTTTCTCAAGATAGATAGTGGAGGTCTTGTAGATTTCAAATAGGCCTATTTGTCAAACTTATATTTCCTACCATTTTGATTTGCGTTTGTTTCACAACTTTCATCCAATCAAGACACAAGTGTGAAGTTTGTATACTAAACTTAGATTAGAATGTGTGGGTTTAAAACTAAGTAAATTAGATTTAACGGGTAAAACgatttggttcagtttttttaacaaatgattttaTCGTCCGCCGTTGATAACTACAAAACATGTCCGTATTAGATAAAACCTGAACTTAAAATAACAAAGCACAATAACCAATTCTCCACCTATAAATAGCCAAAAACACATGATATATGTGGGTTTTGTATAATCAatctttttagatattttttttgggcgAAAAGTAAAACAAACAGGTCaacctctttttatttttattttttaaaaacaagaaagataaggaaagaaaatgaaaccaaTAAAAAGAAGTGAAAGAGATTGAACTGTGAAGCAAAATCTGACGTGGGACATAGATTACGTTCGCTTCTAATCTCTACAGGTCATATGGTTCGGTGGCACCTTTATTCACCAAGCAAAACACCGCTTCTTTCGATcatctctttttcattttctttttctctcagaTAGACAAAAAGGTGTAATAATTATTCATCAATCATCagaataattacaaaaaataagggaGGTATCTATCTTgtcaccctctctctctcttgttacCCAAGATGAGCTTCTACAAAAGAAGCTTTCACTCTTTCCTCGACCAGACCAGCACCACAAAGATGTCGTTTGAATCCGGTCTTGCCCATGACGAGGTGAATGGTTTAATGTTGTGTACAGAGTATCTAGGGTTCGAGAGTTACGACATGAGGATGTCCGAGAACGAGGTGCACAATAAGATGATGTGTCATGCGGAGGTAGAGACCAAGATGGTCGATACAAAGAGGTTAAAGACGAAGGAGAATGTGGTGCGAGAGCAGAAAAGAGAgttttctcctcctctcccGTCGTTGAACGGCCTAGGGCAACCGTCTTTTTATCTCCGGCCGGTGAGGAAAGACGGTAGATTGGAACTTACCCAAGTTATGATTGATCGACCGGAGATTTTCCATGCTTCCCGAGAAGATGGACGGTTGAGATTACATCTTGTCGATGGTGCTTATTGTGGTCCTGAAGAAATTGTGGAGTTAGAAGATGAACCAAAGGGTCTAGATAATGAGCATGAGGGCGAAGAGATAAGTAGATCTGATATTGAATGTGGTAGAGAGATCAATGGAGAAGACAATGATGCTACAAGTGATCAAGTGGTGGATCTATATACTATGATCAATGATGATAGTGGTACAAAAAGTTTGAGTTGTAAAAGTAGCCATGAGGAGGTCTCGGTGAATAGTGATAATGATGTTGCACATTTCCATGATGACCATGCCACGAGAGAATGGAGGTACAAGATTGTGGCAAGTATGAACCATAATGAGAACAATCgtcatcatcatattcatccATACCATCATCATAATAGTAACAATAACATGCATTTATGTACCCGGGCGTACGTGAAGACCAGGTGAAGTTATCAATGTTTTACGTGGCGGCTTGAAAGAGAATAAAaagtatatcaaaaacaaaaaaaagggacaGCTATTTTATTCTGGAAGCTTTGTAAtttgtaagtttaaaaatattcgAAAAGTCAAAGTTGGGTCTAATATGATAGCGTGTGAGTGTATATGTTCATTTTGGGATGCTTATGTATATAtgactttcttttgtttagtaaaATGCTTATGTGTATGCATGCCTTCCACATTTGAAACATCTTGTTAcaactttaaatatttatactgtATTATTCTAATCATCTAATGTTGACtaactttttctattttgtaaatttatcaTATAGTGTTGTAGAAGCAAACTTAATTGACACATCatgtttaaaaattgttttataccCTCGTAAtcaggaaaagaaaaggaacacaTAGGTGGAGAAACAAAAGGCAAATGTACGTAGAATGTCAATGAGTCTTACTGCTTATCGGTCCAATTATTGTTGgtcattcatatatatacgCGTGACGTTGTCCATACCCGACTGTTGAAAACTGGAACACTAATATTGTCGGGATCTGCAAGCATTTATGGACTCTCATTCCCCACCACAATCGACAGCTCAGAGGGCTTTACAACACATATAACCCCAAGATACAATGCATACACTTATAAGTTTTTAGGATTCTTTGAAACGATTGTGAATTGAAGTGAAGTTTATGGGTTGAGATACGAAGACACTGaatttggagaagaaaacaaaagccagGGAAAGACATTAAAATGCAACAAGAAAAGTGAGAAACTAGCTGGAGTTGGCAAGAGGAAATAACGTTAGTATGACCTGAATTGATTAAGTTCGTAGGATAGCTTTAAGTAAAGGAGAATAAACTATGAAACTTTTCAGTAACGAAAATGTAAAAGTGTAATTAACGTCTCGACATCCACCTTCAGCAGGCTCCATGTCCTCTCTGGAAAAGTGGGTACATCTTTATTTGATAGtcgatttattattttcaaaaagtttaaGGACTTATTTATCGACCAATTATTAATACAATTCTAATCTTTGTATGATGataattaactttataaagCAAAGATCAAAAAAGAATTTAAGTTAAAATCATTCTCATTCCAGAGttcaaagaaaaagatcaagaaacaaagaatggTTTGATGTTAAAGGTTATAGACTTTAAGATGATTGATTGGAATTTCGAGAGCTTGTTCTACAGCAAGTTCACATCCTTATTCAAGGTAAGGCctacaacaacagtcaaaccaACAACTTTCAACAAGCGTTTAATTGGGCCATCTATGGGCCTCGTTAATGTCTTCTATTATTAGCTTGGCCGACAAGTCTTGTATAGGGTTTGCCAAGGTTATTGTGTCATGTATATAAACGAATATAATGCCGTCGAAATAATACACACAAATATTCTCTTTATTATCTTtgttctacatggtatcagagcacaaaGTCCTGAAACCTATTCTTTCGATCAGTTGATCTTAGCTTCTTGTTTTTGAATCTCTTTTCAAGATCTCTTGTTCTCTTGTTTCGTGTTTTTGAATCTCTTGACGAGATCTCTTTTGATTTGGTTGGATNcaaatttcccttttttttttttttttttttttttttttttttttttgtgtggttattgTGAGCTATGGCTACAGCAAGCACACAATCATCTACTTCATCCGGTATTCTCGCAGTCAGCCCCGCTGGTGGAGATAACACGGTGATGACGGCATACACCACTTCTTCTAATGACAATCCAGGGGCGATGATCACTGCAGTTACCTTGACCGGAGACAATTATAATGAGTGGGCTGCTGAGATGATCAACGCACTTCGGGctaagaagaagatgggttttATCGATGGTACGTTGAAGAGACCAGGGGCTGGTAGCTCCGACTTGGAGTCATGTACTTCGGTGAACTCCATGGTCATTAGGTGGTTGCGTACATCGATTGCACCGCGTGTACGCTCAACTGTTTCTTTTCTCACTAATGCACATGAGCTTTGGGAAAATTTGAGAAAGAGATTCTCCATCGGGAATAAGGTTCATGTTAACCACCTTCGTTCTCAAATTGCTTTGTGTCGCCAAGATGGTCAGCCTGTTATTGATTATTACGGGAAAATTGCTGGTTTATGGGATGAGTTGTACACATACAAACCACTTCCTGTTTGTTCTTGCGGTAGTTGTACTTGTGGAGTTTATGAAACAGTGGCCAAGGAgcgtgaagaagaaaaggtgaaCCAGTTTGTTATGGGTCTTGATGAATCCAGATTTGCAAACGTGATCACCTCCATTGTTAATGATGATCCTTCTCCAGATTTGGAGCAGGCTTACTCACGTGTGATTCGTGAGGAACAAAGGCTCTCCTCTGTTAAAACACAGGAGCACTCGCATGATCCTGTTGGGTTTGTTGCTTGAAGAGACTCCATCACTGTTGGTCCGCTGTTAGCTGATCACCGTGAGGAGAACTCGGTTTCGTTTAGCGGTGATAGAAGCAGAGACCGCAGTTTGCTTTGCTCCAATTGTGGCCGGTCTGGTCATGAGAAGGCGTTTTGTTGGCAGCTGGTTGGCTACCCCGAGTGGTTTACAGAACGCAATACGCGTCAGAATGGGCGAGGAGCTTCTGTTGGTCGGGGTCATGGTTCGAATGGAGGAAGAGGTGCTGGAAGAGGACGTGGTCATGTCACTGCTGCTCACACTACAGTACCGAATGTCACGGCTTTCTCCCGAGCAGTGGAAGGCTATCTCCTTCTTGGCTACCGAAAAGATGAACACTAATCCTGACAAGCTATCCGGTAAGATCCCTGGTGATGTGATAATCAATACCGGAGCTTCCCATCACATGACTGGGAATATATCTCTTCTTTCTGATTTGGTTGATATGCCTTCGTGTTCGGTTGGGTTTGCGGATGGTAGTATTACGTTTTCTACACGTAAAGGAGTTTTGCACCTCACGGATCGTGTATCCTTGTTGGATGTTCTTTATGTGCCCAACTTAAATTGCTCTTTAATCTCGGTTTCTCACATACTCAAGCAGATGAAAAACTGTTTTGCGTTATTTACCGATACTCTTTGTGTTTTACAGGACCGTTTCACAAGGACTCTGATTGGAGCCGGTAAAAAGCGTGATGGGGTTTACTATTTAACGGATGTGGCGACAGCTAATGTGACTAGAGTGGCAGCTTCTGAAGATCAAACCATGTGGCATCAGCGGTTGGGACATCCGGCGTTTTCTGTGCTTTCTTTGTTGCCTATTTTTTCTGGTGTTTCAGTTTCTTCTAGTTCTCATACTTGTGACGTTTGTTATCGGGCTAAGCAAACTCGTGATGTTTTTTATGAGAGTATTAATAAAACAACGGAATGTTTTGAATTAATTCATATAGATGTTTGGGGACCATATCGTGTTGCATCTTCTT
This genomic window contains:
- the LOC104787337 gene encoding uncharacterized protein LOC104787337, with the translated sequence MSFYKRSFHSFLDQTSTTKMSFESGLAHDEVNGLMLCTEYLGFESYDMRMSENEVHNKMMCHAEVETKMVDTKRLKTKENVVREQKREFSPPLPSLNGLGQPSFYLRPVRKDGRLELTQVMIDRPEIFHASREDGRLRLHLVDGAYCGPEEIVELEDEPKGLDNEHEGEEISRSDIECGREINGEDNDATSDQVVDLYTMINDDSGTKSLSCKSSHEEVSVNSDNDVAHFHDDHATREWRYKIVASMNHNENNRHHHIHPYHHHNSNNNMHLCTRAYVKTR